Proteins from a single region of Kluyveromyces lactis strain NRRL Y-1140 chromosome C complete sequence:
- a CDS encoding uncharacterized protein (conserved hypothetical protein), translated as MRKELVIVTALSLIVTGCINSIATKYQDNQCVRDCDSISPVLFEQPVLQTLQMFIGEISLMFVMFWQKYNSRNGYEAVPSAESLNKTKLPSRQSYALALPAICDICGTTLMNLALTMIPVSIYQMTRGVLILFVALFSVFFLKHKISRFEWLSLFIVVFGVFLVGYSGNVGVTVDVSLVTGVLLIVLAQVCTATQFVLEEHIMSKWIIPPSTLVAFEGIYGASITLLTMLIASVTFAQNKQNSSFNIVYSLQDMFVNPRVLYSSIIIMISIACFNFFGITLTNSMNATVRSTIDTCRTLLVWLVSLSLGWESFKLTQFNGFVLLVLGTLLFNGAITIDKKRLPQWLTKDYPGDDRIINVIDEEVERF; from the coding sequence ATGAGAAAGGAGTTAGTGATAGTGACAGCGCTTTCCTTGATAGTCACTGGATGTATCAATTCAATTGCTACTAAATATCAGGACAATCAATGTGTTAGGGATTGTGACAGTATATCGCCTGTTTTGTTTGAACAACCGGTGTTGCAGACATTGCAAATGTTCATCGGTGAAATATCCCTAATGTTTGTTATGTTCTGGCAAAAGTACAATTCGCGAAATGGATACGAGGCAGTTCCATCGGCAGAGTCCTTGAACAAAACCAAATTACCATCAAGACAAAGTTATGCTTTGGCTTTACCTGCTATTTGTGATATTTGTGGTACTacgttgatgaatttggCATTAACCATGATCCCCGTCTCTATTTACCAAATGACTAGAGGAGTTTTAATTTTGTTCGTTGCGTTGTTCagtgttttcttcttgaagcACAAGATATCAAGATTTGAATGGCTATCGTTATTTATTGTTGTATTCGGAGTCTTCCTTGTTGGTTATAGCGGGAATGTTGGTGTAACAGTTGATGTCTCTTTAGTAACAGGTGTGTTACTAATTGTATTGGCGCAAGTGTGTACCGCAACCcaatttgttcttgaagAACATATCATGTCTAAATGGATCATTCCACCATCTACGTTGGTTGCATTCGAAGGAATATATGGGGCTTCTATCACTCTTTTAACTATGCTCATTGCTTCGGTTACCTTTGCACAAAATAAACAAAActcatctttcaacattGTTTACTCTCTACAGGACATGTTCGTGAATCCGAGAGTTCTTTATTCCTCAATAATCATTATGATCTCCATCgcttgtttcaatttctttggaatcACTCTAACCAACAGCATGAACGCTACGGTAAGAAGTACTATTGACACTTGCAGAACCTTATTGGTGTGGTTAGTATCACTTTCCCTCGGTTGGGAATCATTTAAGTTGACACAGTTTAATGGATTCGTACTATTAGTTTTGGGTACGCTATTATTTAACGGTGCGATCACGATAGATAAGAAAAGGCTACCACAATGGTTGACTAAAGATTATCCCGGAGATGATCGTATCATCAATgtcattgatgaagaagttgaaaggTTCTAA
- the TSC13 gene encoding trans-2-enoyl-CoA reductase (NADPH) TSC13 (similar to uniprot|Q99190 Saccharomyces cerevisiae YDL015C TSC13 ER protein involved in very long chain fatty acid synthesis), with protein MSASSSIFIKSRSKSLKDVKLEVPTENTLTYQSVLQQISKSNHNISVNRLRLSYLKEGKQVAIGPSELNDVGKKNTFDSVNEWYVKDLGPQISWRLVFFIEYLGPILIHSLVYLLSLNATVRDKFHSKNVPYNDFFNKFIYRLIMVHYLKREFETLFIHSFSLETMPLFNLFKNSFHYWILNGLISLGYFGYGFPFANKTLYRVYSALKISDFRVLTALFGLSEMFNFYIHVALRRWGDEQKRNGVTKRVPLNSGLFKLLVAPNYTFESWAWMFFTLLFKLNLFSVLFLVVSVVQMYLWAQKKNKKYGTKRAFLIPFLF; from the coding sequence ATGTCTGCATCCAGTTCAATTTTTATTAAATCACGCTCAAAGAGCTTAAAAGACGTCAAGTTGGAAGTTCCAACAGAAAATACGTTGACATATCAATCTGTTTTGCAACAGATTTCGAAAAGCAATCACAATATTAGCGTTAACAGGTTAAGGTTAAGCTATCTGAAAGAAGGTAAGCAAGTCGCCATTGGGCCCTCTGAATTGAACGATGTTGGTAAGAAAAACACGTTCGATTCAGTTAACGAGTGGTATGTTAAGGATTTGGGTCCGCAGATCTCTTGGAGACTGGTGTTTTTCATCGAATATTTGGGTCCGATCTTGATCCATTCTTTAGTTTACCTTTTGTCTTTAAACGCAACAGTTAGGGACAAATTTCATTCTAAAAATGTTCCATATaacgatttcttcaataagtTCATCTACCGTCTGATTATGGTCCATTATCTAAAGAGAGAATTCGAAACATTGttcattcattctttcTCCCTGGAAACCATGCCATTgttcaatttgttcaagaactCTTTCCATTACTGGATCTTGAACGGGTTGATCTCGTTGGGTTACTTTGGTTACGGGTTCCCATTCGCTAACAAGACCTTATACAGAGTTTACAGCGCTCTCAAGATATCTGATTTCAGAGTCTTAACCGCTTTGTTTGGATTGTCAGAGATGTTCAATTTCTATATCCATGTCGCATTGCGTAGATGGGGTGAtgaacaaaagagaaaCGGTGTCACGAAGAGAGTCCCATTGAATTCTGGGTTGTTCAAACTACTTGTCGCTCCAAATTACACTTTTGAATCTTGGGCTTGGATGTTTTTCACTTTGTTGTTCAAGTTGAACTTATTCTCAGTTCTTTTCCTTGTTGTCTCGGTGGTTCAGATGTACTTGTGggctcaaaagaaaaacaagaaatatGGTACCAAGAGAGCATTCTTGATCCCATTCTTGTTCTGA
- the SLX5 gene encoding SUMO-targeted ubiquitin ligase complex subunit SLX5 (similar to uniprot|P32828 Saccharomyces cerevisiae YDL013W HEX3 Ring finger protein involved in the DNA damage response with possible recombination role genetically identified by synthetic lethality with SGS1 (DNA helicase) and TOP3 (DNA topoisomerase) sporulation role interacts with Slx8p and Lin1p) has translation MTEQGCVIEIDSDPELDAQIREEYAPRRLIPDRRRNRPRDHLSRFVSNAEDRNVAPIAPATDLPVSTDGEDLEITAEVSLRPDGPINDDAEYINLDNYRASNNGTVVVDHREGDDDLMLVEERIQESGRPVLLQLPAGQTLQVDASWNELPVGRSFQNQVYRNPNQLRRLRRHIDHATAMFMGGYNQSGTGDSDFSDNDADYIPPDIVNERNQYTMQTRMREQRERQNQMQRLQRAADETIDSLDPDLRSLFFESQSLSQFREGLARFNFPPARLEQLLGQYRDFRARAMQSWAEGRRTRSMSYQNRNSLRPQRTRSGTQQNHSRGSNGDSRDNALYQQMLFGMPDDDENMDGNNFTGTTQSLQRIISNTMNRRFGNLPFGVGPEFGFYEDGDDAANTELIIRMIQEREERDASTRTKKLNEVTKSQQQKYIDKANSLPEGYSASFNTAPLMSMTMENEGREETVMVTDDVAAKTYIDVPVCVLCGVELGVGIPDDWKGVSEEDKGVSFEALQSHYKFHCPYQTLARPTLVDRDLSRRTYVSSCGHTFCGRCQVRIKNARDISAKEKNKLKNSQGPSHPDNYGPKKCPAEGCNSNLRKKGIMREVYF, from the coding sequence ATGACGGAGCAAGGGTGTGTTATAGAGATCGATAGTGATCCAGAGCTAGATGCTCAAATCAGGGAAGAATATGCACCAAGGCGATTGATTCCAGATCGCAGAAGGAATAGACCCAGAGACCATTTGTCAAGATTTGTTTCCAACGCAGAGGATAGAAATGTGGCTCCTATCGCTCCTGCTACAGATTTGCCAGTGTCAACAGATGGTGAAGATTTGGAGATAACTGCAGAGGTTTCCTTGCGACCTGATGGGCCAATAAATGATGATGCAGAGTACATCAATCTGGACAACTACAGGGCTTCCAACAATGGTACTGTGGTTGTGGATCATAGAGAAGGGGATGATGATTTAATGCTTGTAGAAGAGCGTATCCAGGAATCTGGTAGACCCGTACTTTTGCAACTCCCGGCAGGTCAAACGTTACAGGTCGATGCTTCCTGGAATGAACTTCCGGTGGGCAGGTCGTTCCAGAATCAGGTATACAGGAATCCAAACCAACTGCGAAGACTACGGCGACATATTGATCATGCTACTGCTATGTTTATGGGTGGCTACAACCAGTCAGGCACTGGTGATAGTGATTTCAGCGATAACGATGCGGATTACATTCCTCCGGATATCGTTAACGAAAGAAATCAGTATACAATGCAAACGCGAATGAGAGAACAAAGGGAAAGACAGAACCAAATGCAAAGGCTACAGAGAGCTGCTGATGAGACGATCGATTCCTTGGATCCAGATCTTAGGagtttgttctttgaatctCAGTCATTGTCTCAATTTAGGGAAGGACTTGCTAGGTTCAATTTCCCACCAGCGAGGCTTGAACAATTGCTTGGCCAGTACAGAGATTTTAGAGCCCGGGCCATGCAAAGTTGGGCTGAGGGAAGGCGTACTAGAAGCATGAGTTACCAAAATAGAAATAGCCTAAGGCCacaaagaacaagaagcGGTACTCAACAAAATCATTCTCGTGGATCAAACGGAGATTCAAGAGACAACGCCCTTTATCAACAGATGTTATTTGGAATGccagatgatgatgaaaatatggaCGGCAATAATTTCACAGGTACAACGCAGTCTTTACAACGTATTATATCAAACACAATGAATAGAAGGTTTGGCAATCTACCATTTGGTGTGGGTCCCGAGTTTGGATTCTATGAAGATGGAGATGATGCGGCAAACACAGAATTGATTATACGTatgattcaagaaagagaggAAAGAGATGCCAGTACAAGAACTAAGAAGTTGAATGAAGTCACTAAATCTCAGCAACAGAAATACATCGACAAAGCGAACTCTTTGCCTGAAGGATATTCTGCGTCATTCAACACTGCACCATTGATGTCGATGACTATGGAGAATGAAGGCAGAGAGGAGACGGTGATGGTAACAGATGACGTGGCCGCGAAAACATACATCGATGTTCCTGTCTGTGTCCTATGTGGTGTGGAACTGGGAGTTGGAATTCCGGATGATTGGAAAGGTGTTagtgaagaagataaaGGCGTTTCATTTGAAGCCCTTCAGTCACACTATAAATTTCACTGTCCGTATCAAACTCTTGCAAGACCTACGCTAGTTGATAGAGATTTATCTCGCAGAACGTACGTGAGTTCATGTGGACACACTTTCTGTGGCCGGTGTCAAGTAAGAATTAAGAACGCAAGAGATATTTCggcaaaggaaaaaaacaaGTTAAAGAACTCTCAAGGACCTTCGCATCCGGATAATTATGGTCCTAAGAAATGTCCTGCCGAAGGTTGTAACAGTAatttaagaaaaaaaggtatCATGAGAGAGGTGTACTTCTGA
- a CDS encoding uncharacterized protein (similar to uniprot|Q08234 Saccharomyces cerevisiae YOL075C Hypothetical ORF) translates to MLENELSFVSLTRVSLNVIELNIHAKDATIVNNVSFSLPNGQLMAIIGGSGSGKTTMLNVLAGKTNSSINYDGEIQYSRDAAKEGSKADEKVTTAYLTQHDALAARLTCRETLRIAADLKLHLPKQERYSLVEELIAELGLRDCSETFVGDSINKGLSGGEKRRLSIAVQMIANPSVLFLDEPTTGLDAYSAFLLIKTLKKLCEHGGRTIIMSIHQPRSDILFALDQVCLLSKGFPMYCGAVVGMVEYFSSMGYTVPERCNPADYLIDICSVDNRTEKSTLDSEGRWNMFASEWQERCSTKYDTSKETAVISVDPSPPSVSILQQTFILTKRNFLLSSRDRLTLFAVQFEPVIVGIVVGWIFYKPDQTSESGLRTIAGALYIVGSIQGYLLLLLETYRLSELDIKIYDRERSEGCVTAFSYLMARRLSNLVQEDILIPLLFAIITYFMFGLEANAGRFFTYFGCTLVSHQTSVAVAYMAVSISRDFSKAGLVGNLTFTLQSMACGFFVNAEKMPVYVRWTKYIAYLWYTFSALMSNTFSNFGCHQINGSEVCTGDQYIDTFGIPKNWISVPIIITFCWAIGFYLVGLLFFQFKTVDVTLAKQVSTKKKNSNEEKDISVDTSNESVIVEEKLSNESITEGSEISIDLQDISLSVRQIQLFEISKKKLIGHSHKDILCSVNASFRPNAINAIMGPSGSGKTSLLNLISDRVCSNFFTKFNESGRIIFNQQPVMKSMFKSVCCYVSQDDNHLLPNLTVYETLKYAARLRLSHHNESRIETRVRTLISDLGLKNCANTLVGNDLIKGISGGEKRRVSIGIQLLTDPSVLLLDEPTSGLDSFTSSTIIELLKKLCQQGKTIILTIHQPRAEVFADFGNVLLLAKGGRVAFNGYPSAMIEYFNKEGFTCPQLTNIADYLLDVISVNIQNYENEVSSKERVNALIEKWRVISSKDVRNVNPTMTHSEFTSLFAQHIRHHASVLVAYKVCLSRQFKVMTRNIDSCFARLAQVPGMAAILTIYFAPLKNNFTGVMNRLGLTQQYTSLYFCGMLLNLAVYPAERDNFYQEFHDNIYGIGPFLCAYMTLEFPMAVLSAILFSVLTVMGIGLPRTAQMLFISMYCSFIITTCGEAWGIVVNTLFNRPGFVVNVVSIILSISSIMSGILSLNMPKFWKGLNYVSPVHYTSMILINYSFPDQMKFTCNDGGRNSDGSCLFNNGRDVIDNYGLHVNTSVYLGVLAAVWVVYRIIPYLILKADLELFKR, encoded by the coding sequence ATGTTAGAGAATGAACTCTCGTTCGTTTCTCTCACAAGAGTTTCTTTAAACGTAATTGAGTTGAATATACATGCCAAGGATGCAACAATCGTCAATAATGTGTCGTTTTCTCTTCCAAATGGTCAGCTAATGGCAATTATTGGTGGATCAGGTTCAGGTAAGACTACCATGCTTAATGTTCTAGCAGGCAAAACAAATTCGAGTATAAACTATGATGGGGAAATCCAATACAGTCGAGATGCTGCAAAAGAGGGATCTAAAGCTGACGAGAAGGTAACCACAGCGTACTTGACACAGCATGACGCATTAGCTGCGAGGTTGACATGCAGAGAAACACTTCGTATTGCTGCTGATCTTAAATTACATCTGCcgaaacaagaaagatATTCATTAGTAGAAGAGTTGATTGCGGAGTTGGGGTTGAGGGATTGCTCAGAGACGTTCGTAGGTGATTCAATAAACAAAGGACTCTCAGGAGGTGAAAAGAGAAGACTAAGTATAGCAGTACAGATGATTGCAAATCCGTCTGTCTTATTCCTGGATGAACCAACAACTGGGCTTGATGCGTACTCTGCGTTTTTGTTGATAAAAACGTTAAAGAAACTTTGTGAACATGGCGGAAGAACTATTATTATGAGCATTCATCAGCCTCGGTCAGATATACTTTTCGCGTTAGATCAAGTGTGCCTATTATCAAAGGGATTCCCGATGTATTGCGGTGCGGTGGTCGGTATGGTGGAATACTTCTCATCCATGGGATACACCGTCCCTGAAAGGTGCAATCCTGCAGATTACTTGATAGATATCTGTAGCGTAGACAATAGAACTGAAAAGTCGACGCTTGATTCTGAAGGAAGGTGGAATATGTTTGCTTCGGAATGGCAAGAGAGATGTTCTACCAAATATGACACCTCAAAGGAAACAGCGGTTATAAGCGTCGATCCTTCTCCACCATCTGTGTCCATCTTACAACAAACATTCATTTTAACCAAGAGAAATTTTTTACTATCCAGTAGAGATAGGCTGACTCTCTTTGCAGTACAATTTGAGCCAGTTATTGTCGGAATTGTAGTCGGTTGGATTTTCTATAAACCAGACCAAACTTCAGAAAGTGGGCTAAGAACAATCGCCGGCGCATTATATATAGTGGGATCAATTCAAGGCTACTTACTTTTGTTACTTGAAACGTACAGGCTATCAGAacttgatatcaaaatttaCGACCGAGAAAGATCGGAGGGCTGCGTCACCGCATTTTCTTATCTCATGGCCAGGCGACTGTCGAATCTGGTTCAAGAGGATATTCTTATACCTTTATTATTTGCCATTATTACATATTTCATGTTTGGTTTGGAGGCCAATGCAGGCAGATTTTTCACATATTTCGGATGCACCCTCGTAAGCCATCAGACCTCTGTTGCAGTCGCTTACATGGCTGTTTCCATATCGAGAGATTTCTCTAAAGCGGGGCTTGTCGGAAATTTAACCTTCACATTGCAATCTATGGCTTGTGGCTTTTTTGTGAACGCTGAAAAAATGCCAGTATATGTGAGATGGACCAAATATATTGCTTATCTTTGGTACACGTTCTCTGCACTCATGTCGAATACTTTCAGTAACTTTGGCTGCCACCAAATCAATGGCTCTGAAGTCTGCACCGGGGATCAATATATTGATACGTTCGGCATACCGAAAAACTGGATAAGTGTTCCAATAATAATCACATTTTGCTGGGCGATTGGATTTTACTTAGTGGGACTCTTATTTTTCCAGTTCAAAACAGTCGACGTTACTCTAGCGAAGCAGGTTTCaaccaagaagaaaaattcaaacgaagaaaaagatatAAGTGTTGATACATCAAATGAATCAGTAATTGTGGAGGAAAAGCTGTCGAATGAATCCATTACTGAAGGGTCTGAAATATCCATTGATTTGCAAGATATCTCATTGTCTGTGCGACAGATACAACTGTTTGAAATaagcaaaaagaaattaattGGTCATTCACATAAAGACATATTATGTTCCGTAAATGCTAGCTTCAGACCTAATGCAATCAATGCAATAATGGGGCCGTCTGGATCAGGAAAAACTTCTTTATTGAACTTAATTTCCGACAGGGTTTGTTCAAACTTCTTCACTAAATTTAATGAATCTGGTAGAATTATCTTCAATCAGCAACCAGTAATGAAGTCTATGTTCAAGAGCGTCTGCTGTTATGTTTCACAAGATGATAACCATTTGCTTCCCAATTTGACCGTGTACGAAACATTAAAATATGCTGCCCGATTGAGACTATCACATCACAATGAGAGCCGTATAGAGACTAGAGTAAGAACACTAATTAGTGATCTTGGGTTGAAAAACTGTGCAAATACCTTAGTGGGTAACGATCTCATAAAAGGGATAAGTGGAGGGGAGAAAAGGCGCGTTTCCATAGGAATCCAATTGCTTACCGACCCTTCAGTTTTATTATTGGATGAGCCTACATCGGGATTGGATAGCTTTACATCTTCAACTATTATCGAACTCCTCAAAAAACTTTGTCAACAGGGCAAGACCATCATCCTGACTATCCATCAACCAAGAGCGGAAGTGTTCGCAGACTTTGGTAATGTTCTACTTTTAGCCAAAGGTGGCCGCGTAGCTTTTAACGGCTATCCATCTGCAATGATCGAgtatttcaataaagaagGATTCACATGTCCTCAGTTGACCAATATTGCTGACTACCTTTTAGACGTAATATCTGTGAACATTCAGAATTATGAGAACGAAGTCTCTTCGAAAGAGCGTGTGAATGCATTAATAGAAAAATGGAGAGTGATAAGCTCCAAAGATGTTAGGAACGTAAATCCCACCATGACCCACTCTGAATTTACATCCCTATTTGCCCAACATATCCGTCATCATGCTTCTGTACTGGTAGCATACAAAGTATGCTTGTCGCGTCAATTTAAAGTGATGACAAGAAACATTGATTCTTGTTTCGCTAGGTTAGCCCAAGTTCCTGGAATGGCAGCTATTTTAACCATCTACTTTGCCCCactcaagaacaatttcACTGGTGTTATGAATCGGTTAGGACTAACCCAACAATACACATCTCTATACTTTTGTGGCATGCTTTTGAACCTTGCAGTTTATCCTGCGGAAAGGGATAATTTCTATCAGGAGTTTCATGATAACATATATGGCATTGGCCCATTCCTGTGTGCTTACATGACTTTGGAGTTTCCAATGGCTGTCTTATCCGCTATCCtattttcagttttaaCTGTGATGGGAATCGGACTACCACGAACTGCTCAAAtgcttttcatttcaatgtATTGTTCATTCATAATAACAACGTGTGGCGAGGCTTGGGGGATAGTAGTCAACACTCTTTTCAATAGACCAGGGTTTGTTGTTAACGTTGTTTCAATTATATTATCTATAAGCTCTATTATGAGTGGCATTTTGTCATTGAATATGCCTAAATTTTGGAAAGGTTTGAACTATGTTAGTCCCGTCCATTACACAAGTATGATATTGATCaattattcttttccaGATCAGATGAAATTTACCTGTAATGATGGAGGTAGAAATTCAGACGGATCGTGTTTGTTCAATAACGGAAGAGATGTCATAGATAATTATGGCCTTCATGTCAACACATCCGTTTATCTTGGGGTTTTGGCTGCTGTTTGGGTTGTTTACCGAATAATTCCATACCTCATATTAAAAGCCGATCTAGAACTATTTAAGAGATAA
- the NOP1 gene encoding rRNA methyltransferase NOP1 (similar to uniprot|P15646 Saccharomyces cerevisiae YDL014W): MAFQAGSRGGRGGSRGGFGGGSRGGSRGGFGGGRGGFGGSRGGSRGGFGGGRGGPRGGARGGSRGGFGGARGGSRGGPRGGARGGARGGARGGAKVVIEPHKHAGVFIARGKEDLLVTKNIAPGESVYGEKRVSVEEPSTEEGVPPTKVEYRVWNPFRSKLAAGIMGGLDELFIAPGKKVLYLGAASGTSVSHVSDVVGPEGLVYAVEFSHRPGRELISMAKKRPNVIPIIEDARHPQKYRMLIGMVDAVFADVAQPDQARIIALNSHMFLKDQGGVVISIKANCIDSTVDAETVFAREVQKLREEKIKPLEQLTLEPYERDHCIVIGKYMRSGL, from the coding sequence ATGGCATTCCAAGCAGGTTCTAGAGGTGGCAGAGGCGGTTCCCGTGGTGGATTCGGCGGTGGTTCCAGAGGTGGTTCCAGAGGTGGATTTGGCGGTGGCCGTGGTGGATTCGGTGGTTCCCGTGGTGGTTCCAGAGGTGGATTCGGTGGTGGTCGTGGTGGTCCTCGTGGTGGCGCTCGCGGTGGTTCCAGAGGTGGATTTGGTGGTGCCCGTGGTGGTTCCAGAGGTGGTCCTCGTGGTGGTGCTCGTGGTGGTGCTCGTGGTGGTGCCCGTGGTGGTGCTAAGGTTGTTATCGAACCTCATAAGCATGCTGGTGTTTTTATTGCCAGAGGTAAAGAAGATCTTTTGGTCACAAAGAACATCGCTCCAGGTGAATCTGTGTACGGTGAAAAGAGAgtttcagttgaagaacCTTCCACTGAAGAAGGTGTCCCACCAACTAAGGTGGAATACCGTGTTTGGAATCCTTTCAGATCCAAATTGGCTGCCGGTATCATGGGTGGTTTGGATGAACTATTCATTGCTCCAGGTAAGAAGGTTCTATATCTAGGTGCTGCTTCCGGTACATCTGTGTCCCACGTTTCCGATGTCGTTGGTCCAGAAGGGTTGGTTTACGCTGTTGAGTTCTCTCACAGACCAGGTAGAGAATTGATCTCTATGGCTAAGAAGAGACCAAATGTTATCCCAATTATTGAAGATGCTAGACATCCACAAAAATACAGAATGCTTATCGGTATGGTTGACGCCGTCTTCGCAGATGTTGCTCAACCTGATCAAGCCCGTATTATTGCTTTGAACTCTCATATGTTCTTGAAGGATCAAGGTGGTGTCGTTATCTCTATCAAGGCTAACTGTATCGATTCTACTGTTGATGCTGAAACTGTGTTCGCTAGAGAAGTTCAAAAATTgagagaagaaaagattaagcctttggaacaattgaCTTTGGAACCTTATGAAAGAGACCATTGTATCGTTATCGGTAAATACATGAGAAGTGGATTATAA
- a CDS encoding uncharacterized protein (weakly similar to uniprot|P38277 Saccharomyces cerevisiae YBR138C Cytoplasmic protein of unknown function potentially phosphorylated by Cdc28p), with the protein MEELSRILEPLDTNSLSISGIHSVSADTVLSAKKESVSFDVGRDKEWHKPQETLDHTPLKWRVQRDEFIFNSNSTPSRPGADDGIRFPKRDSSRKRTMGQRRRLVLSGAGPQNMKSHSSLQTQMSKLDLLDDNRLTSFPIVPPPEPVVTKNCRHPTNEYRMKIYSQERRISLNPRSHEIHDNSTNENELFLIEDYIPRETVAEINENVLHSGCKRVSISDLKSKYYKRKQLDHLPLRLKKSTAILPEVSEVTNESINVLGDIMQPKEFLNQDHYLRDIVVASNLKHCVICEKPLYELSSRLHEMGKDYQEIVCLGCTSKYEEAARLLEDYEFETTLDDTIDTGRNDSMDSMDFIEPTEVLVEPSAKRRKENQFSSQLINTLQVVQSKTDMIKLANPFKQSSLSLIDVNTQLWFHTAKKKLRWRWRVSGLLPKFLTSSFKPSSSHGKHVQSSG; encoded by the coding sequence ATGGAGGAACTCTCGAGGATCCTGGAACCGTTAGACACAAACTCTCTATCAATCAGTGGGATTCACTCTGTTAGTGCTGACACTGTATTATCAGCGAAGAAGGAGAGTGTTTCGTTTGATGTTGGAAGAGATAAGGAATGGCACAAGCCTCAGGAAACTCTGGATCATACTCCGTTAAAGTGGAGAGTACAAAGAgatgaatttatctttaaCAGTAATTCAACCCCATCCAGACCTGGTGCTGATGATGGTATTCGGTTTCCAAAACGAGACAGTAGTAGGAAGAGGACCATGGGGCAACGCAGGCGGTTGGTATTATCTGGGGCTGGTCCTCAGAATATGAAATCACATTCTTCTTTACAAACTCAAATGTCCAAACTGGATTTGTTAGATGATAATAGATTAACTAGTTTCCCTATTGTACCACCCCCTGAACCTGTCGTTACGAAAAATTGCAGACATCCGACTAATGAATATAGAATGAAAATATACTCTCAGGAGAGACGGATAAGTTTAAATCCACGAAGTCATGAAATACACGATAACAGCACAAATGAGAACGAACTCTTTCTCATAGAAGATTATATACCCAGAGAAACAGTGGCTGAAATTAATGAGAATGTCCTTCATTCGGGATGCAAGAGAGTTTCGATATCAGACTTAAAGTCGAAATACTATAAACGTAAACAGTTGGACCATCTGCCACTGCGGCTTAAGAAATCCACCGCCATTTTACCGGAAGTTTCCGAAGTGACTAATGAAAGCATCAACGTCTTGGGAGATATCATGCAACCGAAAGAGTTCCTGAACCAAGATCATTACCTGAGGGACATCGTGGTAGCATCAAACTTGAAGCACTGTGTAATTTGCGAAAAACCACTTTATGAACTGAGTTCTCGTCTTCACGAGATGGGGAAGGATTATCAAGAGATTGTTTGTTTGGGGTGTACTTCAAAATATGAAGAAGCCGCCAGGTTGCTTGAAGATtatgaatttgaaactaCTTTGGATGATACGATTGATACTGGACGTAATGACTCAATGGATAGCATGGACTTTATAGAACCGACAGAGGTTTTGGTTGAGCCTTCAGcgaagagaagaaaagagaatcaGTTTTCATCCCAGTTAATCAATACTCTCCAAGTCGTTCAGAGTAAAACTGATATGATAAAATTAGCAAACCCTTTTAAACAAAGTTCACTGTCCCTTATCGATGTGAATACCCAACTCTGGTTTCATAcggcaaagaaaaagttgaGATGGAGGTGGAGAGTGAGCGGTTTACTTCCGAAATTCCTGACCAGCTCTTTCAAACCTTCGTCAAGTCATGGAAAACACGTCCAATCCTCAGGATAA